One Drechmeria coniospora strain ARSEF 6962 chromosome 01, whole genome shotgun sequence genomic region harbors:
- a CDS encoding hypothetical protein (related to galactinol synthase): MAERRIRVVDSDKVWTTLITNLDYLPGLLTLEYSLRRVQSAFPLVALYTDSFPAAGLAALAARGIPAQHVPYLLPAAGKDYSNDPRFYDCWTKLTPFSLTEYRRVVQLDSDMLVLRNMDELMDLELDDPHLSETGDMTTSTRVFAAGHACVCNPLRKKHYPSNWVPQNCAFTSQHADPDAAQTVGADPDAGPLGFMNGGLQVVNPSAVLYKQILDHMEADAINMDFADQSLLSDLYRGRWVALPYIYNALKTLRWPGVHDAIWRDDQVKNLHFILSPKPWNEIDDNGEWTGTEETHKWWVDLNSSRKADESKRNISDDGF; this comes from the exons ATGGCGGAGCGTCGTATCCGCGTCGTCGATTCGGACAAAG TCTGGACCACACTCATCACCAACCTCGACTATCTTCCCGGTCTTCTCACTCTCGAATACTCTCTCCGGCGCGTGCAATCTGCATttcccctcgtcgccctaTACACAGACTCCTTCCCTGCCGCAGGccttgccgccctcgccgcccgtggCATCCCCGCACAGCATGTCCCCTACCTCCTGCCCGCCGCAGGCAAGGACTACTCCAATGACCCTCGATTCTACGACTGCTGGACCAAGCTCACGCCATTCTCGCTGACGGAATATCGTCGTGTCGTCCAGCTCGACTCCGACATGCTTGTCCTGCGCAACATGGATGAGCTCATGGACCTTGAGCTCGACGACCCGCATCTGAGCGAGACTGGCgacatgacgacgagcacccGCGTCTTTGCCGCCGGCCATGCCTGCGTCTGCAACCCCCTCCGTAAGAAGCACTACCCAAGCAACTGGGTCCCCCAAAACTGCGCTTTCACCTCGCAGCACGCCGACCCCGACGCCGCTCAGACCGTCGGTGCCGACCCTGATGCCGGCCCGCTGGGCTTCATGAACGGCGGCCTGCAAGTGGTGAACCCGTCGGCTGTGCTGTACAAGCAAATACTTGATCACATGGAAGCCGACGCCATCAACATGGACTTTGCCGACCAGTCGCTGCTCTCGGACCTATATCGGGGTCGCTGGGTCGCCCTACCGTACATATACAATGCCCTCAAAACACTGCGCTGGCCGGGTGTGCATGATGCCATCTGGCGCGATGATCAAGTGAAAAACCTGCACTTCATCCTGAGCCCCAAGCCGTGGAACGAGATCGACGACAATGGGGAGTGGACGGGTACCGAGGAGACGCACAAGTGGTGGGTGGACCTGAACAGCAGTCGAAAGGCGGATGAGAGTAAAAGGAACATTTCCGATGACGGGTTCTAA
- a CDS encoding aromatic prenyl transferase produces the protein MTGQPAITEMKGHSSAADLEYWTAHAVPVLRSLLRSTGSYSSEEQDAQVQFLTKHVLPNLGPRPSVAYTKSFLTKSGSPIQLSVNLSARKPLVRYCWEILGPQGGSESDPFAIEAAKNIISHFADTLGFSTQWSDVLMKSFALTPEEQAGGLLAMERWMAKCIPADAPVKPPKSLPLAFAAFDLKGDQVSSKTYFNPKVKEIVTGASVNELTWAVLRDLKPALHPEAIDLVQEFLSTRPVPSGIELVGVDCVDEAGLANARVKLYVHSKSNSFNTVREYVTIGGRLKDEATRKSLEVLHEIWPLLLQEPEGLPDDDFDKPLKDASMFFQKLYFSFELRPGCEHPEVKTYLPTWNYVRSDEETVQNYSAVFRKCGYEWGQEGKYKAVFEDAFGPVNQERAVPVHCDASFLFSEKNGIYQTVYFSTPLAEEAGSEVW, from the exons ATGACCGGTCAGCCAGCAATCACCGAAATGAAAGGGCACTCCAGTGCAGCGGATTTGGAATATTGGACTGCCCATGCTGTTCCAGTTCTTCGCTCCCTCCTCAGATCTACTGGATCTTATTCGTCTGAGGAACAAGATGCACAAGTTCAGTTCCTGACCAAGCACGTTCTGCCAAATCTTGGTCCACGGCCGTCCGTTGCTTACACCAAGTCATTCCTCACAAAGAGTGGTAGTCCTATTCAGCTCAGCGTCAACCTCAGCGCTCGAAAGCCGCTGGTGCGCTACTGCTGGGAGATTCTGGGGCCGCAGGGCGGTAGCGAGAGCGACCCTTTTGCCATTGAGGCTGCCAAGAATATCATCTCACACTTTGCTGACACACTCGGCTTCAGTACGCAATGGAGCGATGTGTTGATGAAGTCCTTTGCGTTGACACCTGAGGAGCAAGCAGGAGGGCTCCTGGCGATGGAGAGATGGATGGCAAAATGTATTCCGGCTGATGCGCCAGTGAAGCCGCCAAAGAGTCTTCCTCTTGCGTTTGCTGCCTTTGACTTGAAAGGCGACCAAGTTTCTTCAAAGACCTACTTCAACCCCAAGGTTAAGGAGATCGTCACGGGTGCATCGGTAAATGAACTGACTTGGGCTGTTCTTCGCGATCTAAAGCCCGCCCTCCACCCCGAGGCTATTGACCTTGTCCAAGA ATTTCTCTCCACTCGTCCCGTTCCATCGGGCATTGAGCTTGTGGGAGTGGACTgtgtcgacgaagccgggcTTGCCAACGCACGCGTCAAGCTCTACGTGCACAGCAAGAGCAATTCATTCAATACTGTACGGGAATACGTCACGATCGGGGGACGCTTGAAGGACGAGGCAACTCGCAAAAGTCTCGAAGTCCTGCACGAAATCTGGCCTCTTCTTCTCCAAGAGCCCGAGGGCCTGCCGGACGACGACTTTGACAAGCCTCTGAAAGATGCATCCATGTTTTTCCAGAAGCTGTACTTTAGCTTCGAGCTGCGACCGGGCTGCGAGCATCCCGAGGTCAAGACGTACCTGCCGACGTGGAACTACGTGCGaagcgacgaggagacggtTCAGAATTATTCGGCTGTATTTCGAAAGTGCGGCTACGAATGGGGCCAAGAGGGAAAATACAAGGCCGTGTTCGAAGATGCCTT TGGGCCGGTGAACCAAGAACGAGCGGTGCCAGTACATTGCGATGCATCGTTCCTCTTCTCCGAGAAGAATGGTATTTATCAGACAGTATACTTTAGCACgccgctcgccgaggaggccggctCGGAAGTGTGGTGA
- a CDS encoding cytochrome P450 monooxygenase: protein MINFLLLQGLVLCTLLLVFFAIDRRSKKGATATPTYTCKDQPFKLLKMDMDLTIIPLKHALELRAVTSDKLDPLTASFDDNAGSLTGILLGSELHSDAIHRRLTPGLPRIIPVVLDELKCTFGKVLPECVGKWAPVIPYDLILNLSTRASARVFVGEPICRDERFLDTSASYSRNTFDTIATFRNLGKGVGALLEFFSPTSSVSNAREQLRYVQQLLGSEVERRRASPDEKHDDFLQWCIDLARTEEEAKPEALAHRTLGILSMAVVHTTAMATTHMLFDIMANPDLRDALKKEQEAILPNGWQEISQKAMLEMRLLDSLMRESQRFNPVGEFTFRRVVRKPITLSDGYKLKPGQQIGLLARQFGMEDGMIGDENADSFSPFRWSHQKQASALFSHSSSANLHFGLGRYACPGRFFASYMIKSIMSRILLEYDLKLEGNDMTRRPVNSIQGDKILPNRESVVLLRRRGT from the exons ATGATAAATTTTCTCCTCCTACAGGGCCTCGTCCTCTGCACCCTGctcctcgtcttcttcgccaTCGACCGCAGAAGCAAGAAGGGCGCCACCGCTACGCCGACG TACACATGCAAAGACCAGCCGTTCAAGCTCTTGAAGATGGACATGGATCTCACCATAATCCCCCTCAAGCATGCTCTGGAACTTCGAGCTGTCACGAGCGACAAGCTGGACCCCCTGACGGCAAGCTTTGATGATAACGCCGGCAGCCTCACTGGTATCCTGCTCGGCAGCGAGTTGCACTCAGACGCCATCCACCGGCGCTTGACACCAGGACTTC CGCGAATCATTCCCGTCGTTCTCGATGAGCTCAAATGTACTTTCGGCAAAGTCTTGCCCGAATGTGTCG GTAAATGGGCTCCCGTGATTCCATACGACCTCATCCTTAACCTGTCGACTCGAGCCTCGGCCAGGGTATTCGTCGGTGAGCCCATCTGCCGCGACGAAAGGTTCCTCGACACCTCTGCGTCCTACAGCCGAAATACCTTTGACACAATCGCCACGTTTCGAAACCTCGGCAAGGGCGTAGGCGCTCTCCTCGAATTCTTTTCTCCCACCTCGAGCGTCAGCAATGCCCGTGAGCAACTGAGGTACGTCCAGCAACTCCTCGGCTCCGAAGTggagcggcgacgggcaTCCCCCGACGAGAAGCACGACGATTTCTTGCAGTGGTGCATCGACCTTGCCCGCACTGAGGAAGAAGCAAAACCAGAGGCCTTGGCCCATCGTACACTTGGGATCCTAAGTATGGCGGTCGTCCAtacgacggccatggcgactACTCACATGCTGTTTGACATCATGGCCAACCCTGACCTGAGAGACGCACTGAAAAAGGAGCAAGAGGCCATCTTGCCTAATGGTTGGCAGGAAATAAGCCAGAAGGCAATGCTAGAAATGAGGCTACTCGATAGTTTGATGAGAGAGTCGCAGCGTTTCAATCCGGTGGGCGAAT TCACCTTCCGACGTGTTGTCAGGAAGCCTATCACACTCTCTGACGGCTATAAATTGAAACCAGGACAGCAGATTGGATTGCTGGCCAGACAATTCGGCATGGAAGATGGAATGATTGGCGACGAAAACGCCGACTCATTCTCCCCATTCCGCTGGTCACACCAGAAGCAGGCATCCGCCCTTTTCTCACACAGCAGTTCGGCAAACCTGCACTTTGGCCTTGGTCGATATGCTTGTCCAGGACGCTTCTTCGCTTCG TACATGATCAAATCGATTATGAGTCGAATTCTTCTGGAATATGACTTGAAATTGGAAGGAAATGATATGACTCGCCGTCCGGTAAATTCCATCCAGGGTGACAAGATTCTCCCAAACCGAGAGTCTGTCGTCCTacttcgtcgccgtggcaCTTAG
- a CDS encoding cytochrome P450 monooxygenase: protein MSEFKVLIVGGSVAGLTLAHCLEKLDIRYEILEKHDEIAPQVGASVGIMPNGALILDQLGLFDDIESVIEPLEMAKIRYPDGFYFKSEYPLTMRAYFGYPISFLERQKFLSILYSKLHHKDRVHTGQKVLSVRDCGSHAVMKTADTEYTGHLVVGADGVHSIVRSELWKLANKFKAGTFQEDEKNALKVEYACIYGISTRVPGVKDGVQLSLISRGVTIHIFNGTNCKVFWFVIVRLEKNDVGSDRPRYDDMHARKICDSLQREKVDADLTFGDVWVNCDIFKMTPLEEGLYERWHFGRLFCIGDAVHKLTPNLGQGANLAIEDAAALANALCKANLGEAMLEAASMERLTRWVKWKKTILDVIPSCVLFVRNLPLQHHQNITMLSEHVLDLGGVWPKIWLAGGIIAAVAFIRHFDYEKKELQFKWLLPGQHHLVERIPNSVIAKALSWQRSRASNPDDAFFREFSGEFLQSFDEEVQAIGAQRQLFRVPFFSHAADVTASSGRIAVPCFPMALKVIARLTTKSLFGAPLCRDGKFLELCCHFGSAVPRDAAILRCFPEFSRRFIAPFMAAPRGVHDLQTAVCGEIKARRQRDKNPLKDLLDYSMKWVEEHPENGWEDCHIAEMMSNTVFAALHTSSQLVVHVIFEIATRPDYLAPLREEIKKCFAEHGDGTKAAIDKMYKMDSFIKETQRCNPLDASALARLVLKPYTFTNGLHVPAGCFIFTPNSPLFEDEQYYSNPQVFDGMRFARMREHESTRAASPFTATSEHSMHFGMGRHACPGRFMVSDEVKLVLVHLLTHFDFAIENNGPRPRNVAFGKFMLPDMGAKIWLRRLACDGGDCASGNGDDSCA from the exons ATGTCAGAGTTCAAAGTCTTGATTGTCGGAGGTTCTGTGGCGGGCCTTACACTTGCCCACTGCCTTGAGAAACTCGACATTCGATACGAGATTCTCGAAAAACATGATGAGATTGCCCCCCAAGTCGGAGCCTCGGTGGGGATCATGCCAAATGGCGCTCTCATCCTTGACCAGCTCGGCTTGTTTGATGACATCGAGAGTGTGATTGAACCGCTAGAAATGGCGAAAATCCGGTACCCTGACGGATTCTACTTCAAGAGCGAGTACCCCTTGACTATGAGAGCTTA TTTTGGATATCCGATATCCTTCCTTGAACGGCAGAAGTTCCTTTCCATACTCTACAGCAAGCTTCATCACAAAGATCGAGTTCACACTGGCCAGAAAGTCTTGTCGGTGCGAGATTGTGGATCTCACGCCGTCATGAAGACGGCTGACACCGAGTACACGGGACACTTGGTCGTCGGAGCTGACGGCGTTCACAGCATCGTCAGATCCGAGCTGTGGAAATTGGCCAACAAATTCAAGGCTGGAACGTTTCAAGAAGATGAGAAGAATG CCCTCAAAGTCGAGTACGCCTGCATATATGGCATCTCCACCCGCGTCCCAGGGGTCAAGGACGGAGTCCAGTTGAGTCTCATATCCCGTGGTGTCACGATTCACATCTTCAACGGCACAAACTGCAAAGTCTTCTGGTTCGTCATCGTCAGGTTGGAGAAGAACGATGTCGGCAGTGACAGGCCGCGGTACGACGATATGCATGCCCGCAAGATTTGCGACAGCCTCCAGCGGGAGAAGGTTGATGCCGACCTGACCTTTGGCGACGTGTGGGTGAACTGTGACATATTTAAAATGACTCCTCTAGAAGAGGGCCTGTACGAGAGGTGGCATTTTGGCCGTCTATTCTGCATAGGAGATGCAGTCCACAAG TTGACTCCCAACCTTGGCCAGGGTGCCAACCTGGCCATAGAGGATGCCGCGGCCCTCGCGAACGCGCTGTGCAAGGCCAACCTCGGAGAGGCcatgctcgaggccgcctcGATGGAACGGTTGACACG ATGGGTCAAGTGGAAGAAGACAATACTGGACGTGATCCCAAGCTGCGTTTTGTTTGTTCGCAATCTGCCCTTGCAGCATCATCAGAACATCACCATGTTATCTGAACACGTCCTAGACTTGGGGGGAGTTTGGCCCAAGATATGGCTAGCGGGGGGCATCATTGCTGCCGTTGCTTTCATTCGGCACTTCGACTACGAAAAGAAG GAGCTTCAGTTCAAGTGGCTACTTCCCGGACAGCATCATCTTGTCGAGAGGATTCCAAATTCGGTCATTGCAAAGGCGCTGAGCTGGCAAAGATCGCGGGCAAGCAACCCCGATGACGCATTCTTTCGAGAATTTTCGGGCGAGTTTCTGCAGAgcttcgacgaggaggtgcaGGCCATTGGAGCGCAACGACAGTTATTTCGTGTACCATTCTTCTCCCATGCGGCCGACGTCACGGCTAGCTCGGGGCGGATTGCAGTTCCTTGCTTCCCCATGGCGTTAAAGGTAATTGCGAGGCTGACAACAAAGTCATTGTTTGGCGCCCCCCTGTGCCGAGATGGAAAATTTCTAGAGCTGTGCTGTCACTTTGGGAGTGCAGTTCCGCGTGATGCCGCCATCCTGCGCTGCTTTCCTGAGTTCTCACGACG CTTTATCGCCCCCTTTATGGCTGCTCCTCGCGGCGTGCACGATCTACAGACGGCCGTATGCGGAGAGATCAAGGCCAGACGACAACGGGACAAGAATCCGTTaaag GATCTTCTCGACTACTCGATGAAATGGGTGGAAGAACACCCGGAAAATGGATGGGAGGATTGCCATATTGCGGAAATGATGTCCAACACTGTTTTCGCCGCCCTGCACACTTCCAGCCAG TTGGTGGTTCACGTTATCTTCGAGATTGCTACTCGGCCAGACTACTTGGCCCCCCTTCGCGAGGAAATCAAGAAATGCTTCGCAGAGCACGGGGATGGCACCAAGGCGGCTATCGACAAAATGTATAAAATGGACAGCTTCATCAAGGAGACGCAGAGGTGCAACCCCCTAGacgcat CTGCACTTGCGAGGCTCGTCTTGAAGCCGTACACATTCACCAACGGGCTGCACGTGCCAGCTGGCTGCTTCATCTTTACACCCAACTCACCGCTgttcgaggacgagcagtaTTACAGCAATCCTCAAGTCTTTGATGGCATGCGTTTTGCGCGGATGCGTGAGCATGAAAGCACGCGAGCAGCGAGTCCATTTACGGCGACGAGTGAGCATAGCATGCACTTTGGTATGGGTCGCCATGCTTGCCCCGGCCGCTTCATGGTCTCGGACGAGGTCAAACTCGTTCTCGTCCACCTTCTCACCCACTTTGACTTTGCCATAGAGAACAATGGTCCACGGCCGCGGAACGTCGCATTTGGGAAGTTTATGCTGCCCGACATGGGGGCGAAGATTTGGCTGCGCCGGTTGGCATGCGACGGGGGGGATTGTGCCTCGGGGAACGGCGATGACTCATGTGCCTGA
- a CDS encoding terpene cyclase codes for MDGFNHQPPPPAYQEIQWLADTFVAFMGVGWLINYGAMIRASYEGKTYSMGIIPLCNNIGWELVYTFVYPSANKVELAVFAAGVTLNLVIMVAATRAARAEWGHSPLVANHTPLIFAAGAMLCFAGHVALAAEIGPALAYSWGAVICQLTLSVGGLCQLLQRNSTRGTSVTLWLSRFLGSCCTVGFASLRWRYWPEAFGWLASPLVLWSLATFLLFDLTYGVCLFLVLQAETDVSTKGRLKVE; via the exons ATGGACGGATTCAACCATCAGCCCCCCCCACCGGCCTACCAGGAGATTCAGTGGCTCGCCGACACGTTCGTGGCCTTCATGGGTGTCGGCTGGCTCATCAACTACGGCGCCATGATCCGAGCCTCGTACGAGGGCAAGACGTACAGCATGGGAATCATCCCGCTCTGCAACAACATCGGCTGGGAGCTCGTCTACACCTTCGTTTACCCGTCGGCCAACaaggtcgagctcgccgtcttcgccgccggcgtgacACTCAACTTGGTCATCATGGTGGCCGCGACGCGCGCCGCCAGAGCCGAATGGGGCCACTCGCCCCTGGTTGCCAACCACACACCCctcatcttcgccgccggtgccatGCTGTGCTTCGCCGGCCACGTtgcgctcgcggccgagattGGACCTGCCCTAGCTTACTCGTGGGGTGCCGTCATCTGCCAGCTCACGTtgagcgtcggcggcctttGTCAGCTGCTGCAGCGAAACAGTACCAGAGGCACATCGGTGACACTGTG GCTGAGTCGCTTTCTCGGCTCCTGCTGCACCGTTGGCTTCGCTTCCCTCCGATGGCGGTACTGGCCGGAAGCGTTTGGGTGGCTAGCGAGTCCGCTAGTGCTCTGGAGCTTGGCCACCTTTCTCCTCTTCGACCTGACCTATGGCGTATGTCTCTTTCTGGTGTTGCAGGCTGAGACCGACGTGTCGACAAAGGGCCGGCTCAAGGTGGAGTGA
- a CDS encoding prenyl transferase yields MEWFGKPVGVGVGVGVVDLVLLLAAISVGFVARGFPILTPSTRPKSIQQFGYCRRAPDEPRDGDNADCPYEYLVRIYGRHHFASLVNEFQPALRVEDATKYDLVLDIMDAVHFALILVDDISDNSSQRKNQPTAHLIYGASETANRAYLVLTGVINRALRERPVLGIALLQALESILQGQDLSLVWRRDGLRSFRYEGIESLAAYKKMAALKTGTLFVLMGRLLRDGGDDDDDLLTRFGWFAQLQNDCKNIYSPEYASHKGAVAEDLRNGELSYPIVLALNDKNSRRVIERALESHSDDDVEAALAALQSEPVKAACMKALKEASIGMDKLVQLWGRREQMQASSKKD; encoded by the exons ATGGAATGGTTTGGAaagcccgtcggcgtcggcgtcggcgtcggcgtcgttgacCTGGTCTTgcttctcgccgccatctccgTTGGATTTGTCGCCCGTGGCTTCCCCATCTTAACGCCATCGACGCGACCCAAGTCTATCCAGCAGTTCGGATACTGCCGCCGTGCGCCAGATGAgccccgcgacggcgacaatGCCGACTGTCCGTACGAGTATCTCGTCCGGATATACGGTAGGCACCACTTTGCCTCCCTTGTCAATGAGTTTCAACCTGCTCTGAGAGTCGAGGACGCGACCAAGTATGATCTCGTACTCGACATCATGGACGCCGTTCACTTCGCCCTCATTCTCGTTGATGACATCTCAGACAATAGCAGCCAGCGCAAGAACCAACCTACGGCACATCTCATTTACGGCGCCTCTGAGACGGCCAATAGGGCCTACCTTGTCCTTACGGGCGTCATCAACCGCGCCTTGCGCGAGCGACCAGTGCTCGGCATTGCACTTCTCCAGGCCCTTGAGAGCATCCTCCAGGGTCAAGACCTGTCTCTCGTATGGCGTCGTGACGGTCTCCGTTCCTTTCGCTACGAGGGCATCGAGAGCCTCGCCGCCTACAAGAAGATGGCGGCCCTGAAGACAGGTACTCTGTTTGTCCTGATGGGAAGGCTGCTCCGTGACGGTggagatgatgacgatgacctGCTCACACGCTTCGG TTGGTTTGCCCAGCTTCAAAACGACTGCAAGAATATTTACTCGCCAGAGTATGCGAGCCATAAGGGGGCCGTTGCCGAGGACCTGCGCAATGGCGAGCTATCGTATCCCATCGTACTTGCTCTCAATGACAAGAACAGCCGCCGAGTCATAGAACGTGCGCTGGAGTCGCACTCTGATGACGATGTCGAGGCAGCACTCGCGGCTTTGCAGTCGGAACCCGTCAAGGCTGCCTGCATGAAAGCGCTGAAGGAGGCGAGTATTGGCATGGATAAGCTTGTCCAGCTCTGGGGACGTCGTGAGCAGATGCAAGCCAGTTCCAAGAAGGACTGA
- a CDS encoding alkaline serine protease AorO: MKGSLILFSSLLTGAMAMAVPGYVVHEKRGNHPRWVKGKPLDGHTKIPVRIALKQRNLDKGMDYLLEVSDPESPKYGQHYTADEVVELFAPDEQSVQTVKDWLTSAGIPGGTIRVPKSKAWVHFDATVDQLEDVLGTRYHVYNHVESRNEHVGVDSYRLPREVAEHVEFVTPGVVFAPRTRAVGKQMKREEKLPRAKVRPMPVELAQKLRSNPERTDDCGRAITPACIKAMYNITDGKLASAGNQLGIFELDEQKYSQEDLDQFYGAYASHVPSGTGPKVDGIDGGTAPGSQDSAGAEADLDFQIGIPIVHPQGTILFQTVAQNNDIFNTFLDAVDGSYCTKSAYGETGDDPDVDGITPDEQCGAFEPAHVISFSYGSAEADYPTYYLQRQCDEFMKLGLQGTTLVMSSGDDGVARRSGPCLGPNEDIFAPDTAANCPYITAVGSTTLPAGSKAGDDEVATTSFSSGGGFSNIFTTPAYQRKAVSSYFDEHDPGYKHYNTSDGKIPDGGGIYNRAGRGYPDLAAVGDNGAFIIGGSHQLAGGTSMSGPLVAAMFTRINDERIAAGKGPIGFANPTLYQHPEMFHDITTGNQDKGGPDGDGGASACGNSGFSAVPGWDPVTGLGTPNYAAFLDVFMSI, from the exons ATGAAGGGCAGTCTCATCCTCTTCAGCAGCCTCCTCACCggggccatggccatggcggtgcCAGGGTACGTCGTCCACGAGAAGCGTGGCAATCACCCACGCTGGGTCAAGGGCAAGCCATTAGACGGCCATACCAAGATCCCAGTCCGCATCGCGCTGAAGCAACGTAACCTGGACAAAGGCATGGACTATCTGCTCGAGGT CTCTGACCCCGAGTCGCCCAAATATGGTCAGCACTACACCGctgacgaggtcgtcgagctgtTTGCGCCGGACGAGCAGTCCGTCCAGACGGTCAAAGACTGGCTCACATCGGCCGGCATTCCTGGCGGGACGATCCGCGTACCGAAGAGCAAGGCATGGGTGCACTTTGATGCCACTGTCGACCAGCTCGAGGACGTGTTGGGGACGCGATACCATGTCTACAACCACGTCGAGAGCCGCAACGAGCACGTCGGTGTCGATTCCTACCGCCTGCCCcgcgaggtggccgagcaCGTCGAGTTTGTCACACCCGGCGTCGTCTTTGCGCCAAGGACGAGAGCTGTGGGGAAGCAGATGAAGCGTGAGGAAAAGTTGCCAAGAGCAAAAGTGCGACCGATGCCAGTCGAGTTGGCGCAGAAGCTACGATCCAATCCTG AGAGAACGGACGACTGCGGCAGGGCCATCACGCCGGCCTGCATCAAGGCCATGTACAACATCACTGATGGCAAGCTCGCGAGCGCGGGAAACCAGCTGGGCATTTTCGAGCTTGACGAGCAAAAGTACTCGCAGGAAGACCTCGACCAGTTCTACGGCGCGTATGCCTCGCACGTTCCTTCCGGCACTGGTCCCAaggtcgacggcatcgacggcggcaccgcgCCCGGCTCTCAGGACTCGGCCGGGGCCGAAGCGGACCTCGATTTCCAGATTGGCATCCCCATCGTGCACCCGCAGGGGACGATCCTGTTCCAGACGGTGGCGCAGAACAACGACATCTTCAACAcgttcctcgacgccgtcgacggctcgtACTGCACCAAGTCGGCGTATggcgagacgggcgacgacCCCGACGTGGACGGCATCACGCCCGACGAGCAGTGCGGCGCCTTCGAGCCGGCCCACGTCATATCCTTTTCTTacggcagcgccgaggccgactaccctacctactacctacaG CGCCAGTGCGACGAATTCATGAAGCTGGGACTTCAAGGCACGACGCTCGTCATGTCAAGcggagacgatggcgtcgcccGACGCTCCGGCCCCTGCCTCGGCCCGAACGAGGACATCTTCGCGCCCGACACGGCGGCCAACTGCCCGTAcatcaccgccgtcggctcgacgacgctgccggccggctccaaggcgggcgacgacgaggtggcgacgacgagcttctcgtccggcggcggcttcagCAACATCTTCACGACGCCCGCGTACCAGAGGAAGGCGGTGTCGAGCTACTTTGACGAGCACGACCCCGGATACAAGCACTACAACACCAGCGACGGCAAGatccccgacggcggcggcatctaCAACCGCGCGGGCCGCGGCTACCCCGAcctcgcggccgtcggcgacaacGGCGCGTTCAtcatcggcggcagccaccagctggccggcggcacctCCATGTCGGGCCCGCTCGTGGCGGCCATGTTCACTCGCATCAACGACgagcgcatcgccgccggcaagggTCCCATCGGCTTCGCCAACCCCACCCTCTACCAGCACCCCGAGATGTTCCACGACATCACGACGGGCAACCAGGACAAGGGCgggcccgacggcgacggcggagcgAGCGCCTGCGGCAACAGCGGCTTCTCCGCTGTCCCGGGATGGGATCCCGTCACCGGACTGGGGACGCCCAACTACGCAGCCTTCCTCGACGTCTTTATGAGCATCTGA